The Deinococcus ruber region GTCCGGTTGCGTCCTCGCCCGATGATCTCGCCCTGCGCGTTGACCATGATCGCCCCGACGGGCGAACTGCCCTTTTCGACCGAGACGCGGGCCAGCCGCAGTGTCTCGGACAGAAACATGCGTTCCTGTTCGTCGCTGAAGCGCTGAGTGGGAGTCGGTGCGCTGGTGCTGTCTGTCGTCATGAAGATTCCTCCTGAATAGGTGCCGAGCTTGATTCGGGTGATGGCAGAAAAACGAACACGTGCCCTGCCGGGTCGCGCACTGCCAGACCGCTTTCGTGGTCGCCGGGCAGGTCAACGAAGGGAAGTCCCTCGGCCACCACACGCCGCCGCACATCCGGTACGTCGGCGTAAAAGTGCGCCAGTGCGTGCTCGCCGCCCAGCATGTCGGCCAGACCCACCTGCGGGTCCCAGGCGTACAGCCAGCGCTGCGGCGTGCCGTTGCCATCTTCCTCGGCACGCGGCCCCAGCGTGAACTGCGAAAAATCGCGCTCGGACTGCTCTTTGGCAAACGCGAAGCCGTAGGCGCGGGGCAGCCGGGTCTTCATGGCAGGGTAGTCGTCGAAACCGAGTGCGAGTTCGCGCAGCCCTACCACTGGCAGGCTGTAGGCGGGGCGCGGCTGCGGCTGCGGCATGAAGAGTGTGCGGCGCTCGTCGTCCGGATTGATGCCGCGCAGTTCCAGCCCGTGCCCGAACGGATCGAAGAAATACAGGCCGGGATCGGGGCGCTCTGGGGTGCCCAGTTCGATACGCTGCCACGGCAGGCCATGTGCGTTCAGAATCTCCGCGCACCCCTCGAAATCGGCCTCCAGTACCTGCCACGCGTAATGCAGATGCGCCGCCCCACGCGCCCGCAACGGTGCAAGGCGGGCGTCGTTGTGCTGCCGGGTGATCGGCTGCCACAGCGTCAGGGTCTGGTAGGGGTTGACGGCGAGTGTTGCCACGCCGGCCGCCGCGTCGTGGGTAAGCAGACGCAGCCCCAGCAGGTGCGTGTAAAAGCGGATACCGCGTTCCAGATGATTGACCTCCAGGGTCAGCCCGGCGAGGTCGAGCAGAGGCGAAACCATGCCCTACCCTAAACGAGCGGGCAGCGGCCAGCTGTGTGGTTAAAGACCGACTGAAGCACGCGCCTACGCCAGATAAAGCGTGTTCATATGCCGCGCTGGTGCCCACTCAGCCGCTGAGGTTCCGGTGTGTGGGAATGAAGCGGCTTCTACCTGAAAGGCGGGTCTGTTACCCCGCTGTCTGTAAAGTGAGTTTTGAAGTGGGTCTTACAGGCGTGTCTGACAGCCTCGTTCAGATATCCAGATGAGGACACTGTTTTCACGCCATGAAAGAAGCCCTCATGAAGTTGCGGCTCATCTTAACCGAATCTGGAGAATTGGTGAGAAGCTTGCAAGAACGAGTCGGATATGCTGTGTACCATGTCCCCCAATCTTTGCTCCAGCTGCTGTGCCGCGCCCCGGGTGCGTCCGCTTCAGGAGACGCGGCGGTGAGTCTGCTGCCAGACGCCGGGGCCGCTCGCCCGCCAGACCTGAGTCCCAAACCTCCACTCGAACCTCAGGCGCTGATTCATCTGGCCCGCTCCTCGGGGGACGTATTCGAGCGCTGTGTGTCACAGGCACTCCAGACCACCCGGGCCACCACCGTCATGGCGTTTGTTCACCGCCCCTTGCAGGACGTTCTGGAGGTGGTCGCCGCCGCCGGACATCTGGCGAACGACGTGCTGAACCGCAAGCTGCGGCGCGGTGAGGCGCTGGCATGGCTGGTGTACAGCTCGGGCGAGGAACTGCTGCTGGCCGAGCCGCACAAACACCAGGAAGCTCATTTCGTGTCGGGCAAGCGTCGTCCGGGCATGTACCTGGGTGTGCCGCTGATTGATCCGGATGGGCAGGTGTTCGGCGTGTTGTCAGCCGATACCACCGACAGCGCCGAAGTCCTCGCTGCCGACGACGCCCGCGCACTTCATCTGCTGGGGCAGGCGGTGGGGGCGGCATATTCGCGGCTGCTGGCTCTCGAACAGGCGCAGCTCACGGCCCAGCGGTACGAACAGCTCGCCCGGCTGTCTGCCGATCTGGAACTGCTCCAGGATCCGGGCGAAATTGCCCGGCACGCCCTTGGGACACTGCTCGACATCAGCGGGTTTTCGGTGGGCGGGCTGTTCGAGGTGCTGCCAGACGGTCAGGCGGCGCTGCACCTGCTGATGGGGCAGGCCGCCAGTGCTGAGCTGGATGTGGCCTGGCTGCGTGTGCCGCACGCTCCACTTGGCATCATCCAGCGGGTGATAGAGCAGCGGGCCGCACTGGTGATGCCCGGTGCCCAG contains the following coding sequences:
- a CDS encoding VOC family protein, translating into MVSPLLDLAGLTLEVNHLERGIRFYTHLLGLRLLTHDAAAGVATLAVNPYQTLTLWQPITRQHNDARLAPLRARGAAHLHYAWQVLEADFEGCAEILNAHGLPWQRIELGTPERPDPGLYFFDPFGHGLELRGINPDDERRTLFMPQPQPRPAYSLPVVGLRELALGFDDYPAMKTRLPRAYGFAFAKEQSERDFSQFTLGPRAEEDGNGTPQRWLYAWDPQVGLADMLGGEHALAHFYADVPDVRRRVVAEGLPFVDLPGDHESGLAVRDPAGHVFVFLPSPESSSAPIQEESS
- a CDS encoding HD domain-containing phosphohydrolase, producing MSLLPDAGAARPPDLSPKPPLEPQALIHLARSSGDVFERCVSQALQTTRATTVMAFVHRPLQDVLEVVAAAGHLANDVLNRKLRRGEALAWLVYSSGEELLLAEPHKHQEAHFVSGKRRPGMYLGVPLIDPDGQVFGVLSADTTDSAEVLAADDARALHLLGQAVGAAYSRLLALEQAQLTAQRYEQLARLSADLELLQDPGEIARHALGTLLDISGFSVGGLFEVLPDGQAALHLLMGQAASAELDVAWLRVPHAPLGIIQRVIEQRAALVMPGAQNPVNTPLERHSLIRTALAAPLMAQGEVVGVIGLAQFHTQQEVSPELLKLLEMVALRIDRAVERSSGVERLRLLREAALRSVGRVLEYRDDETFGHTDRVTTLALRLGEALGLSADALQHLRWGAYLHDIGKVAVSDAILRKPGPLTPSERLEMQRHVVTGDDLLLDELFVPREVREVVRHHHERWDGAGYPDGLAGHDIPLLARIFSVVDVYDALTSERPYKRAWTSEAALAELSRCAGTQFDADVVATFLTLL